The following are from one region of the Actinoplanes sp. L3-i22 genome:
- a CDS encoding DUF2255 family protein codes for MAEPMMTTWTGEELTAIGGAEELGLATPRRDGTLRPYVTMWVVRTGDELYVRSARGPANGWYVRALRAGAGRIRAGGLEREVSFASAAPDVHPGIDAAYHAKYDRYGPAIVGSVVGEQAREVTVRLLPRV; via the coding sequence ATGGCTGAACCGATGATGACCACCTGGACCGGCGAGGAGCTGACCGCCATCGGCGGCGCCGAGGAACTGGGGCTGGCCACGCCGCGTCGTGACGGGACGCTGCGGCCCTACGTGACGATGTGGGTGGTGCGCACCGGTGACGAGCTGTACGTGCGCTCGGCTCGCGGCCCGGCCAACGGCTGGTACGTGCGCGCGCTGCGCGCCGGGGCGGGCCGGATCCGCGCCGGCGGCCTGGAACGCGAGGTCAGCTTCGCGTCGGCCGCGCCGGACGTCCACCCGGGCATCGACGCCGCCTACCACGCCAAATACGACCGTTACGGGCCCGCGATCGTGGGTTCCGTCGTGGGGGAGCAGGCCCGTGAGGTCACCGTCCGCCTGCTGCCCCGTGTCTGA
- a CDS encoding helix-turn-helix transcriptional regulator — translation MDNRDEVRAFLTSRRAKVSPEQAGIPAYGSRRVAGLRRGEVAALAGVSVEYYTRLERGNLAGVSDSVLDAVARALRLDDTETTHLHHLARAAGPTPARLRTRRDRVPEIRPAVRRVLDSMTGVPAFLRNHRFDLLATNPLGLALYAPMYTAGATTAVNSMRFNFLNPQAQAFYPDWPQVAQSAVAALRIAAARHPDDQQLMNLIGELSMRSEPFRGWWATQDVYVHRHGVKRFRHPAVGDLELAFEGFELTGEDNLTMLTYSAEPGTPSGDGLELLAAWAATQDKVTV, via the coding sequence ATGGACAACCGCGACGAGGTACGGGCGTTCCTCACCTCCCGCCGGGCCAAGGTCAGCCCCGAACAGGCCGGCATCCCCGCCTACGGCAGCCGCCGCGTCGCCGGACTACGCCGCGGCGAGGTCGCCGCCCTCGCCGGCGTCAGCGTCGAGTACTACACCCGCCTGGAACGCGGCAACCTGGCCGGCGTCTCCGACAGCGTCCTGGACGCCGTGGCCCGCGCGCTGCGCCTCGACGACACCGAAACCACCCACCTGCACCACCTGGCCCGCGCCGCCGGCCCCACCCCCGCCCGGCTGCGGACCCGCCGCGACCGGGTACCCGAGATCCGCCCAGCCGTGCGCCGCGTCCTGGACTCGATGACCGGGGTTCCCGCGTTCCTGCGCAACCACCGCTTCGACCTGCTGGCCACCAACCCGCTCGGGCTGGCCCTCTACGCACCGATGTACACCGCCGGCGCGACGACGGCGGTGAACTCGATGCGATTCAACTTCCTGAACCCGCAGGCCCAGGCGTTCTACCCGGACTGGCCGCAGGTCGCTCAGTCTGCCGTCGCCGCGCTGCGCATCGCCGCCGCCCGGCACCCCGACGACCAGCAACTGATGAACCTCATCGGCGAACTGTCCATGCGCAGCGAACCGTTCCGCGGCTGGTGGGCCACCCAGGACGTGTACGTGCACCGGCACGGCGTCAAACGCTTCCGCCACCCCGCCGTCGGCGACCTGGAGCTGGCCTTCGAGGGCTTCGAACTGACCGGCGAGGACAACCTGACGATGCTCACCTACTCCGCCGAACCCGGCACCCCCTCCGGCGACGGCCTCGAACTACTCGCCGCCTGGGCCGCCACCCAGGACAAGGTGACGGTCTAG
- a CDS encoding MarR family winged helix-turn-helix transcriptional regulator, translating to MSDKPRGAADDLTLGTDLGWAIRLVSAAFSRVATESVAGLPGGPRGYLVLMALAGGEPPSQLSLAKEVSLDRTVMTYLLDDLEAHQLVTRRPDPRDRRARQVLLTDTGRTRLQQVRLSLAAAEARLLADLDEQDSEQLRTLLSRVAQTAQRESLAPDEADC from the coding sequence GTGAGTGACAAACCTCGCGGCGCGGCCGACGACCTGACCCTGGGGACCGATCTGGGCTGGGCGATCCGCCTGGTCTCGGCGGCATTCAGTCGCGTCGCCACCGAGTCCGTCGCCGGGCTGCCCGGCGGACCGCGGGGCTACCTGGTCCTGATGGCCCTGGCCGGCGGGGAGCCGCCCTCACAGCTGTCGCTGGCCAAGGAGGTCAGCCTCGACCGCACCGTGATGACCTACCTGCTCGACGACCTGGAAGCGCACCAGCTGGTGACCCGGCGCCCCGACCCGCGGGACCGGCGTGCACGCCAGGTTCTCCTCACCGACACCGGACGCACTCGCCTCCAGCAGGTCCGGCTCAGCCTCGCCGCCGCCGAGGCACGCCTGCTCGCCGATCTCGACGAGCAGGACTCGGAGCAGTTGCGCACGCTGCTCTCGCGGGTCGCGCAGACCGCCCAGCGGGAGTCACTCGCCCCCGACGAGGCGGACTGCTGA
- a CDS encoding nucleic acid/nucleotide deaminase domain-containing protein, with protein sequence MATSLRQAATDLGRLWYALDFYGERPIGSWIYPEKLSGRLIRPQLFAYVDTASGPDLPDRRALGQVRALYRRDWDLIVPRLQNASVSWLNATLGRERDVVEMIGQRLLAPGAAARLHDMAKPVMREVRGKGFQEAAPWQRPDETASQVIDRLQRRRLVWATSRSVPYSSEHAEIFRLLVQHPHGVGLIEAFEESPKAGLDAALRRIADAIDSILEFRGDITGDPAHVWRYPPIILGGMATLGLADVPLFADFATALGAFLGKGWFSSAVEATQMVLLCVGLVTGPVGLAVIGVLDLALTGATAVATYVREREQEMAAGALAFAPQKTRLADEPTYRETAFAGAATLVSSWLAWKGVTHALTDVGARAADRAAEATRLRAFEQNAARAEGLTAERAAGRTAGSPVADPIGSRGLDARTASPGLDAPPGEVARLRERGTGSPGIDSGAGAGPAARTEPAAVRRPQRGTPASPTRRRRTEPTMPSRHRAAASAGAPAPPADAVGQVVEIRPTTRPSTEPIVAGPGRRSSGGRATDGRQASGTSTLREPVAGSREIKNPGVANRSVAESPAARGLLATAGKGFHLAIRGYGATPASLMAQAMRLKLKLRLGGNVAVFEFTELTEDLLLVLRSGRGHVLTPADLASGLPDSFRTLLRGQGVERSNFVAFQNFSGFDHSEQLGDRLISEARKVSSVRAIYTEFSPCKEICLPILRRRYPVDVTYSFRYENAMRETWKRDLAVDELFATYGIK encoded by the coding sequence ATGGCGACGAGTCTGCGGCAGGCCGCCACCGATCTCGGCCGGCTGTGGTACGCGCTGGACTTCTACGGCGAACGGCCGATCGGCAGCTGGATCTACCCGGAGAAGCTCAGTGGCCGCCTGATCCGGCCCCAGCTGTTTGCCTACGTCGACACCGCGAGCGGTCCCGACCTGCCGGACCGGCGCGCCCTCGGTCAGGTGCGGGCGCTGTACCGGCGCGACTGGGACCTCATCGTGCCGCGCCTCCAGAATGCCTCGGTGAGCTGGTTGAACGCCACGCTCGGCCGCGAGCGGGACGTGGTGGAGATGATCGGTCAGCGGCTGCTGGCACCGGGTGCCGCCGCGCGGCTGCACGACATGGCGAAGCCGGTCATGAGAGAGGTACGCGGCAAGGGCTTCCAGGAGGCCGCGCCCTGGCAGCGCCCGGACGAGACCGCGAGTCAGGTGATCGACCGGCTGCAACGCCGCCGCCTGGTCTGGGCCACCTCGCGAAGCGTGCCGTACTCCAGCGAGCACGCCGAGATCTTCCGGCTGCTCGTCCAGCATCCGCACGGGGTCGGCCTGATCGAGGCGTTCGAGGAGTCACCGAAGGCCGGCCTCGACGCGGCCCTGCGGCGGATCGCCGACGCGATCGACTCGATCCTGGAGTTCCGTGGCGACATCACCGGCGATCCGGCACACGTATGGCGCTACCCGCCGATCATCCTGGGCGGCATGGCGACGCTCGGGCTGGCCGACGTGCCACTGTTCGCCGACTTCGCCACCGCCCTGGGAGCCTTCCTGGGCAAAGGCTGGTTCAGCAGCGCGGTGGAGGCGACGCAAATGGTCCTGCTCTGCGTCGGCCTGGTGACCGGGCCGGTCGGCCTCGCCGTGATCGGCGTGCTCGACCTGGCCCTGACCGGAGCCACCGCGGTCGCCACCTACGTTCGCGAGCGGGAGCAGGAGATGGCCGCCGGCGCGCTGGCGTTCGCGCCGCAGAAAACCCGCCTCGCCGATGAGCCGACCTACCGGGAGACGGCGTTCGCGGGGGCGGCGACGCTGGTGAGCTCATGGCTGGCGTGGAAGGGTGTGACCCACGCGCTGACCGACGTGGGCGCACGGGCCGCGGATCGGGCCGCCGAGGCGACCCGGTTGCGGGCCTTCGAGCAGAACGCCGCCCGGGCCGAAGGCCTGACCGCCGAAAGGGCGGCCGGGCGCACGGCCGGCAGTCCGGTGGCTGACCCGATCGGCTCGCGCGGACTCGACGCCCGGACAGCCTCGCCAGGGCTCGACGCGCCCCCCGGCGAGGTCGCGCGCCTCCGCGAACGTGGGACCGGCAGTCCCGGGATCGACTCGGGCGCAGGAGCCGGTCCGGCCGCCCGCACCGAACCGGCGGCGGTACGCCGGCCGCAGCGGGGAACGCCGGCGTCGCCCACCCGGCGGCGGCGAACCGAGCCGACCATGCCCAGCCGGCACAGGGCCGCCGCCTCGGCCGGGGCACCGGCCCCGCCGGCCGACGCTGTCGGCCAGGTCGTCGAGATCAGGCCGACGACGCGGCCGTCGACGGAGCCGATCGTGGCCGGTCCCGGCAGACGGAGTTCCGGCGGGCGGGCAACCGATGGCCGACAGGCCTCGGGCACGTCGACGCTGCGCGAGCCCGTGGCGGGATCGCGAGAGATCAAGAACCCGGGCGTGGCCAACCGATCGGTGGCCGAGTCACCGGCCGCCCGCGGCCTGCTGGCCACCGCCGGCAAAGGATTTCACCTGGCGATACGCGGCTACGGCGCGACGCCGGCCAGCCTGATGGCTCAGGCCATGCGGCTGAAGCTCAAGCTGCGCCTCGGCGGCAACGTCGCCGTTTTCGAGTTCACCGAACTCACCGAGGACCTTCTGCTGGTGCTGCGCAGTGGCCGGGGACACGTACTGACGCCGGCCGACCTCGCCTCCGGCCTCCCGGACTCCTTCCGGACTCTGCTGCGTGGTCAGGGTGTGGAGCGGAGCAACTTCGTGGCCTTCCAGAACTTCAGCGGCTTCGACCACTCCGAGCAACTGGGGGACCGGCTCATCAGCGAGGCGCGCAAGGTCAGCTCGGTACGGGCGATCTATACCGAGTTCAGTCCCTGCAAGGAGATCTGCCTTCCGATCCTCCGGCGGAGATACCCGGTGGACGTGACCTACTCGTTCCGGTACGAGAACGCGATGCGCGAGACCTGGAAGCGTGACCTGGCCGTCGATGAACTCTTCGCCACCTACGGCATCAAGTAG
- a CDS encoding LuxR family transcriptional regulator — MPIGSLQQGRFQRLVGRAAQRACLDRLVGGLRSGQGQALMITGEAGTGKSALLGYLMRRAGDLTVLATRGIESEAALAYAGLGDLLRPLQNLFATLPTPQAAALRTALALEQAAAEFSRYAVCLGTLTALTTEAERRAVLVVVDDAHWLDQPSLTALLFAARRIQADAVSVVLAVRDASAADVEDAAIEIMPVPGLSPAETAELLGRLRTDPIAPMVADELWRATRGNPLAVTDVCARLSAAQLAGRELLGDRLPLSADLQSSFAARLTPLAPQTRTALLVAALCAADTDALAPALDALGVDATALDQAETAGLIAYENCRLVFVHPLMRSAIHREAPGWARRQAYDALAATGSGEARAWYRAAGAAGPDEEVAAELEAAGGWARGRTGYAAASRALHRAAELTEPGAERARRLAAAAADAQLAGHAAAAAQWLDQAWTMTSDPLLLADIDLARGRLLTQRGTPSIAQQVLLGAASAVEQADPLRAARLMCEAIYPSLTEGRVADSVRYARRAVQLAGVAGDDDARRDARTHLAQALTIGGRTAQARRLLIAARRYVDALDPTGSEHKVALLALCWAWLEDYGMATALIERVVGAARRSGALGALVRALSFQCEIGRCTGDWAAAYAVAEESLHLAREIRDVSNVGFALTCLARFDAVQGRGDLLHERLAEARKLSGPLGTGGLLLFEASARGLFHLTDGAPDEAITCLETVRDFSDRMGIDNPNIVGWEADLVEAYWRAGRPDDVRAQLRTLEEKARVTGLSRPRAAAARSRGLLASTPTEAETHFRSALSLHAECPQPFEQARTALAFGEVLRRRQRRAEARPFLRDALEVFRRLGAEPYARRAAAELEATGAHPSPSGLVNGVQRLTPQELQVARAVADGMSNPEVAAALFISRKTVEAHLSSAYRKLGVHSRTQLVRHVVEAARPWVVTAEGSGPADRPR, encoded by the coding sequence ATGCCGATCGGGAGTCTTCAACAGGGCCGCTTCCAGCGACTCGTCGGGCGTGCGGCGCAGCGTGCCTGCCTCGACCGGCTGGTCGGCGGCCTGCGGTCCGGGCAGGGCCAGGCGCTGATGATCACCGGCGAGGCCGGGACGGGCAAGTCCGCGCTGCTCGGCTATCTGATGAGGCGCGCCGGTGACCTGACCGTGCTGGCCACCCGCGGCATCGAGTCGGAGGCGGCGCTGGCGTACGCCGGACTCGGCGACCTGCTGCGACCGCTCCAAAATCTGTTCGCCACGCTACCAACGCCGCAGGCAGCGGCGTTGCGTACCGCGCTGGCCCTCGAGCAGGCCGCCGCCGAGTTCAGTCGGTACGCCGTTTGTCTCGGCACCTTGACCGCGCTGACCACCGAGGCCGAGCGGCGCGCGGTTCTGGTCGTGGTGGACGACGCGCACTGGCTCGACCAACCGTCGCTGACCGCCCTGCTGTTCGCGGCGCGCCGAATTCAGGCCGACGCGGTCAGTGTCGTGCTCGCCGTGCGGGACGCCTCGGCGGCCGATGTCGAGGATGCGGCCATCGAGATCATGCCGGTGCCGGGGCTGAGCCCGGCGGAAACCGCCGAACTGCTGGGCCGGTTGCGCACCGACCCGATTGCACCGATGGTTGCCGACGAGTTGTGGCGGGCCACCCGGGGCAATCCGCTGGCCGTGACCGATGTCTGCGCCCGGCTCAGCGCCGCTCAGCTGGCCGGCCGCGAGCTGCTCGGAGACCGGTTGCCGCTCAGCGCCGACCTGCAGAGCTCGTTCGCCGCGCGACTGACGCCGCTGGCGCCGCAGACCCGGACGGCGTTGCTGGTCGCCGCGCTGTGTGCGGCCGATACCGACGCGCTCGCGCCGGCGTTGGATGCGCTCGGCGTCGATGCCACGGCGCTCGACCAGGCGGAGACCGCGGGCTTGATCGCGTACGAAAATTGTCGTCTGGTCTTTGTGCACCCATTGATGCGCTCGGCGATCCATCGGGAGGCACCCGGCTGGGCCCGTCGCCAGGCCTACGACGCTCTGGCCGCGACCGGCTCCGGCGAAGCCCGGGCCTGGTATCGCGCGGCCGGCGCGGCGGGCCCGGACGAGGAGGTGGCCGCCGAACTGGAGGCCGCGGGCGGATGGGCGCGCGGACGCACCGGATATGCCGCCGCCTCGCGGGCCCTGCACCGCGCCGCCGAGCTGACCGAACCGGGCGCCGAGCGGGCCCGCCGGTTGGCCGCCGCGGCCGCCGACGCGCAGCTGGCCGGGCACGCGGCCGCCGCGGCGCAGTGGCTCGACCAGGCGTGGACGATGACCAGCGATCCGCTGCTACTGGCCGATATCGATCTGGCCCGCGGGCGGTTGCTCACCCAGCGGGGCACGCCGTCGATCGCGCAGCAGGTCCTGCTCGGCGCGGCAAGCGCGGTCGAGCAGGCTGATCCGTTGCGCGCGGCCCGGCTGATGTGCGAGGCGATCTATCCGAGTCTCACTGAGGGGCGGGTGGCGGATTCCGTGCGGTATGCCCGGCGCGCCGTCCAACTCGCAGGGGTCGCCGGTGACGACGACGCACGCCGCGACGCGCGGACGCATCTCGCGCAGGCGCTCACCATCGGCGGCCGGACCGCGCAGGCCCGGCGGCTGCTCATCGCCGCCCGCCGGTACGTCGACGCGCTCGACCCGACCGGCAGTGAGCACAAGGTCGCGCTGCTGGCGCTCTGCTGGGCCTGGCTGGAGGACTACGGGATGGCCACGGCGCTGATCGAGCGGGTGGTCGGCGCGGCCCGCCGTTCGGGCGCGCTCGGTGCGCTGGTGCGGGCGCTCAGCTTCCAGTGCGAGATCGGCCGCTGCACCGGTGACTGGGCCGCCGCGTACGCGGTCGCGGAGGAGTCCTTGCATTTGGCCCGCGAGATCCGCGACGTCTCGAACGTGGGTTTCGCCCTGACCTGCCTGGCCCGTTTCGACGCTGTCCAGGGCCGCGGCGACCTGCTGCACGAGCGGCTGGCCGAGGCCCGCAAGTTGTCCGGGCCGCTCGGCACCGGCGGGCTGCTGCTGTTCGAAGCCAGCGCGCGCGGCCTGTTCCACCTGACCGACGGGGCTCCCGATGAGGCGATCACCTGCCTGGAGACGGTGCGTGACTTCAGCGACCGGATGGGAATCGACAATCCGAACATCGTGGGCTGGGAGGCCGACCTGGTGGAGGCGTACTGGCGGGCCGGTCGTCCGGACGATGTCCGGGCCCAGCTGCGCACCCTGGAGGAGAAGGCACGCGTCACCGGGCTCAGCCGACCGCGGGCCGCGGCCGCCCGCAGCCGAGGTTTGCTGGCGTCGACGCCGACCGAGGCGGAGACCCATTTCCGGTCTGCCCTGAGTCTGCACGCCGAGTGCCCACAACCGTTCGAGCAGGCCCGCACCGCGCTCGCCTTCGGTGAGGTGCTGCGCCGCCGGCAGCGCCGCGCCGAGGCCCGGCCGTTCCTGCGCGACGCGCTCGAGGTCTTCCGCCGGCTGGGCGCCGAGCCGTACGCGCGCCGCGCCGCCGCCGAACTGGAGGCCACTGGGGCCCATCCCAGCCCGTCCGGACTGGTCAACGGCGTGCAGCGGTTGACCCCACAGGAGTTGCAGGTCGCCCGGGCGGTCGCCGACGGCATGAGCAACCCGGAGGTCGCGGCGGCGCTGTTCATCTCACGCAAGACCGTCGAAGCGCACCTGTCCAGCGCTTATCGCAAGCTGGGCGTGCATTCGAGGACTCAGCTCGTGCGGCACGTGGTCGAGGCGGCCCGGCCCTGGGTGGTCACAGCGGAGGGCTCGGGTCCGGCAGACCGGCCGCGGTGA
- a CDS encoding response regulator transcription factor, whose product MRTVIAEDSVLLRAGLTKLLETTGFEVAAAVDDAAGLLAAVQRHRPELVIVDVRMPPTFTDEGIRAALVVRRQWPEVAIMVLSQYVEERYAADLLSTSTTGVGYLLKDRVADVDVFLESLRRVAAGGTALDPEVVAQLLVRRQDTPLDRLTGREREVLGLMAEGRSNAGIADKLVVSESAVAKHINSIFTKFDLPAAEGDHRRVLAVLRFLQSASPTV is encoded by the coding sequence GTGCGAACTGTGATCGCCGAGGACTCGGTGCTGCTGCGCGCCGGGCTGACCAAACTGCTGGAGACGACCGGCTTCGAGGTGGCCGCCGCGGTCGACGACGCCGCCGGGCTGCTGGCCGCGGTGCAGCGGCACCGCCCGGAACTGGTGATCGTGGACGTACGGATGCCGCCGACCTTCACCGACGAGGGGATCCGCGCCGCCCTGGTGGTCCGGCGGCAGTGGCCCGAGGTGGCGATCATGGTGCTGTCCCAGTACGTCGAGGAGCGCTACGCCGCCGACCTGCTCTCCACGAGCACCACCGGCGTCGGCTACCTGCTCAAGGACCGGGTCGCGGACGTGGACGTCTTCCTGGAGTCGCTGCGCCGGGTGGCCGCCGGCGGCACCGCACTGGACCCCGAGGTGGTGGCGCAGCTGCTGGTGCGGCGGCAGGACACCCCGCTGGACCGGCTCACCGGGCGGGAGCGGGAGGTGCTCGGGCTGATGGCCGAGGGGCGGTCCAACGCCGGGATCGCGGACAAGCTCGTGGTCAGCGAGAGCGCCGTGGCCAAGCACATCAACAGCATCTTCACCAAGTTCGACCTGCCCGCCGCGGAGGGCGATCACCGGCGGGTCCTGGCCGTGCTGCGATTCCTGCAGAGCGCGTCGCCGACCGTGTGA
- a CDS encoding sensor histidine kinase, whose amino-acid sequence MNAVLAPIGHFLLAPWRGRPWRDLWFVILGSALSLLPLGLIGLPWAFFAPVHLPSILACAVLPPLAAVLLGPQLTTLRRSVYYEIRGAQIPRAPHTARDAASAEAPFLPRMSARLRNPRTWRQACYHLIAGPAANLVGVIAGTMWVCGLICFGWLSAAIAFGPDWKWLSMATSLALWLALGCLVVVYLMPWLVMASVRWDLKVATDLLGPSRAERLARRVTDLTESRAAVVEAADAERRRIERDLHDGAQQRLVSLAMNLGLARATLKDLPEDARTALAEAHEQAKEALGELRNLVRGLHPVVLEDRGLDAALSGIAARSPVPVRLAVDVPRRVAPTVEAVAYFMVAEALANVAKHARASAARVDVWLDGARLRLSVADDGIGGADAARGSGLTGLAQRAASVDGRFEMVSPVGGPTTIRVELPCEL is encoded by the coding sequence ATGAACGCCGTCCTGGCGCCGATCGGCCACTTCCTGCTGGCACCCTGGCGCGGGCGGCCGTGGCGCGACCTGTGGTTCGTGATCCTCGGCTCGGCGCTGAGCCTGCTGCCGCTGGGTTTGATCGGGCTGCCGTGGGCGTTCTTCGCCCCCGTCCACCTGCCGTCGATCCTGGCCTGCGCCGTCCTCCCGCCGCTGGCGGCGGTGCTGCTGGGCCCGCAGCTCACGACGCTGCGCCGGTCCGTGTACTACGAGATCCGGGGCGCCCAGATCCCCCGGGCTCCGCACACCGCCCGCGACGCCGCGTCCGCGGAGGCGCCGTTCCTCCCGCGGATGAGCGCGCGGCTGCGCAACCCGCGCACCTGGCGGCAGGCCTGCTACCACCTGATCGCGGGGCCGGCGGCCAACCTGGTCGGCGTGATCGCGGGCACCATGTGGGTCTGCGGGCTGATCTGCTTCGGCTGGCTGAGCGCGGCGATCGCCTTCGGCCCGGACTGGAAGTGGCTGTCCATGGCGACGTCCCTGGCCCTGTGGCTGGCGCTCGGGTGCCTGGTGGTGGTCTACCTCATGCCCTGGCTGGTCATGGCCTCGGTGCGCTGGGATCTGAAGGTCGCCACCGACCTGCTCGGCCCCAGCCGGGCGGAGCGGCTGGCCCGGCGGGTGACCGACCTGACCGAGAGCCGGGCCGCGGTGGTGGAGGCCGCCGACGCCGAGCGTCGCCGGATCGAACGCGACCTGCACGACGGCGCCCAGCAGCGGCTGGTGTCCCTGGCGATGAACCTGGGCCTGGCCCGGGCGACCCTGAAGGACCTGCCCGAGGACGCCCGGACCGCGCTGGCCGAGGCGCACGAGCAGGCCAAGGAGGCCCTGGGCGAGCTGCGCAACCTGGTGCGCGGCCTGCACCCGGTGGTCCTGGAGGACCGCGGCCTGGACGCGGCGCTCTCCGGCATCGCGGCCCGCTCCCCGGTGCCGGTGCGGTTGGCGGTGGACGTGCCCCGGCGGGTCGCGCCGACGGTCGAGGCGGTGGCGTACTTCATGGTCGCGGAGGCCCTGGCCAACGTGGCCAAGCACGCCCGGGCGTCCGCGGCCCGGGTGGACGTGTGGCTCGACGGCGCCCGGCTGCGGCTGTCCGTCGCGGACGACGGGATCGGCGGCGCCGACGCCGCCCGCGGCTCCGGGCTGACCGGCCTGGCGCAGCGCGCGGCCTCGGTGGACGGCAGGTTCGAGATGGTCAGCCCGGTCGGTGGGCCGACCACGATCAGGGTGGAGCTTCCGTGCGAACTGTGA
- a CDS encoding SDR family NAD(P)-dependent oxidoreductase, whose translation MTISTGLHGKTALVTGATSGIGKAIAQHLARLGADVVLHGRDHARGEALVKEIAADGGTARFVAADLADAQDTLRLAAAAGEVDILVSSAGLYEFAPTAATDAASFDRHVAVNTRAPFLLVGALAPAMARRGHGSIVLVGSSAARQPAAIGAAYAASKAGAEILTRYWATEFGPSGVRVNAVSPGPVHTEGTVAMLGEHIGALDKTNARGRAGRPEEIADVVSFLVSDVSSYVNGAILFADGGELSTLPG comes from the coding sequence ATGACCATCAGCACCGGTTTGCACGGAAAGACCGCACTGGTGACCGGGGCGACCTCAGGGATCGGCAAGGCCATCGCGCAACACCTGGCCCGGCTGGGGGCCGACGTCGTGCTGCACGGGCGAGACCACGCCCGCGGCGAGGCACTGGTGAAGGAGATCGCGGCCGACGGCGGCACGGCCCGGTTCGTTGCGGCCGACCTCGCCGACGCCCAGGACACGCTGCGCCTGGCCGCCGCGGCCGGCGAGGTGGACATCCTGGTCAGCAGCGCCGGGCTGTACGAGTTCGCCCCCACCGCGGCCACCGATGCCGCCAGCTTCGATCGGCACGTCGCGGTCAACACCCGCGCCCCGTTCCTGCTCGTCGGAGCTTTGGCGCCCGCCATGGCCCGGCGCGGGCACGGCTCGATCGTGCTGGTCGGTTCGAGCGCGGCGCGTCAGCCCGCCGCGATCGGCGCCGCCTACGCGGCGTCCAAGGCCGGCGCGGAGATCCTGACCCGCTACTGGGCGACCGAGTTCGGCCCGTCCGGCGTGCGGGTCAACGCGGTCTCGCCCGGCCCGGTGCACACCGAGGGCACGGTGGCGATGCTCGGCGAGCACATCGGAGCCCTGGACAAGACCAACGCGCGCGGCCGGGCCGGGCGCCCCGAGGAGATCGCCGACGTCGTCTCGTTCCTGGTCAGCGACGTCAGCAGCTACGTCAACGGCGCGATCCTGTTCGCCGACGGCGGCGAGCTCAGCACCCTGCCCGGCTGA
- a CDS encoding YncE family protein: MRSSITGRLWRLLGAAAAATALTAGATTSVAAAGPASTAAALREVMFVGNNWEGTADVIDSHGDFAKIGRVNVVPDKDRRLAEIYLNPIKLIYFLGIRNGPGEGHDQLVDDLYSTPDGTALVASRPSFADVVSIDLATGKLKWRFAVAGYRADHMAVSPDGTKVAVSASTANTVQVLDINTGAQLGSFATGDKPHENVYTDGGRYLWNMSIGNVETDLDSPQQDWTKGDRHITVVDTSTYRVVKTIDMRARLDAFGRSDLSNAVRPAVFSPDFGKLYFQVSFFNGFIEYDVATDKITRVKTLPKNPATSDDRTTFVNDSRHHGLSMSPDGSKLCVAGTMDDYATVVDRASLQEGTLVPAVKPYWATVSGDGRDCVISESGADQVTAIDFATGQKVVSVPVGDHPQRVRLAHVPAGWTSPAG, translated from the coding sequence ATGCGCTCCAGCATCACCGGTCGCCTCTGGCGACTGCTGGGCGCGGCGGCCGCAGCCACCGCGCTCACCGCCGGCGCCACCACCTCGGTCGCCGCCGCCGGCCCGGCATCCACCGCCGCCGCGCTGCGCGAGGTCATGTTCGTCGGCAACAACTGGGAGGGCACCGCCGACGTCATCGACTCGCACGGCGACTTCGCCAAGATCGGGCGGGTCAACGTCGTGCCGGACAAGGATCGCCGGCTCGCCGAGATCTACCTCAACCCGATCAAGCTGATCTACTTCCTCGGCATCCGCAACGGCCCCGGCGAGGGCCACGACCAGCTCGTCGACGATCTCTACTCCACGCCGGACGGCACCGCGCTGGTGGCGTCGCGGCCCAGTTTCGCCGACGTCGTCTCCATCGACCTGGCCACCGGGAAGCTCAAGTGGCGGTTCGCGGTCGCCGGTTACCGCGCCGACCACATGGCGGTCTCCCCCGACGGCACCAAGGTCGCGGTCTCCGCCTCGACCGCCAACACCGTGCAGGTGCTCGACATCAACACCGGCGCCCAGCTCGGCTCGTTCGCGACCGGCGACAAGCCGCACGAGAACGTCTACACCGACGGCGGCCGGTACCTGTGGAACATGTCGATCGGCAACGTCGAGACCGACCTGGACAGCCCGCAGCAGGACTGGACCAAGGGCGATCGGCACATCACCGTGGTCGACACCAGCACGTACCGGGTGGTCAAGACGATCGACATGCGGGCGCGGCTCGACGCGTTCGGCCGCTCCGATCTGTCCAATGCCGTACGTCCGGCGGTCTTCAGCCCGGACTTCGGCAAGCTGTACTTCCAGGTGTCGTTCTTCAACGGCTTCATCGAGTACGACGTCGCCACCGACAAGATCACCCGAGTGAAGACGCTGCCGAAGAATCCGGCCACCAGCGACGACCGCACCACGTTCGTCAACGACTCGCGCCACCACGGGCTGTCCATGAGCCCGGACGGCAGCAAACTGTGCGTCGCCGGGACGATGGACGACTACGCCACCGTCGTGGACCGCGCGAGCCTGCAGGAGGGAACGCTGGTTCCGGCCGTCAAGCCGTACTGGGCGACGGTCAGCGGCGACGGGCGCGACTGCGTCATCTCCGAGAGCGGCGCCGACCAGGTCACCGCCATCGACTTCGCCACCGGACAGAAGGTCGTCTCGGTTCCGGTCGGTGACCACCCGCAGCGGGTCCGCCTCGCCCACGTCCCGGCCGGCTGGACCAGCCCGGCCGGCTGA